From the Shewanella amazonensis SB2B genome, one window contains:
- the oleD gene encoding 2-alkyl-3-oxoalkanoate reductase, which translates to MTQAYPLHPAQLEAAKRLKTHVSRVLVTGAGGFLGQALCRQLLSAGIEVVGIARSAYPALAAMGVEMHRGDIMDLKALSAAMNGCELVFHVASKAGVWGSRESYYGPNVTGAANVLQASQDLGIKAIVYTSTPSVTFDGKDESGIDESAPYAAHFLNHYGASKAEAEAMMLRASSPSLVITALRPHLIWGPKDPHLVPRVLERGRAGRLRLLGAEDKLVDTIYVDNAAHAHVLAAIALLEKPGECGGRAFFLSNGEPVTMASMLSKILACAELPGVTRRVPVWLAYGMGAVLEGMYTLLGKQDEPLMTRFVARQLSCSHYYDISAAREILDYEPLISLDEGMARLKASLQP; encoded by the coding sequence ATGACGCAGGCGTATCCTTTGCATCCGGCGCAGCTGGAGGCCGCCAAACGCCTTAAGACCCACGTCAGCCGCGTACTGGTGACAGGCGCAGGGGGCTTTTTGGGGCAGGCGCTGTGTCGGCAATTGCTCAGTGCCGGCATTGAGGTTGTCGGCATTGCCCGCTCTGCCTATCCAGCCCTCGCAGCCATGGGGGTGGAGATGCACCGTGGCGACATTATGGACCTTAAGGCTTTGTCTGCTGCGATGAACGGCTGCGAGCTGGTGTTTCATGTGGCGTCCAAGGCCGGGGTTTGGGGCAGCCGTGAAAGCTACTATGGCCCCAATGTAACCGGGGCGGCCAATGTGCTGCAGGCAAGCCAGGATCTGGGTATCAAAGCCATTGTGTACACCAGTACTCCCAGTGTGACCTTTGATGGCAAAGATGAATCGGGTATCGATGAGTCTGCCCCTTATGCGGCGCATTTTTTGAATCATTATGGTGCATCCAAAGCGGAGGCGGAGGCCATGATGCTGCGGGCGAGCTCGCCGTCTCTGGTCATCACGGCGCTGCGGCCCCATCTTATTTGGGGACCAAAGGATCCGCATCTGGTGCCCAGAGTGCTGGAGCGTGGCCGCGCCGGTCGTCTTCGCCTCCTGGGTGCCGAAGACAAGCTGGTGGATACCATTTACGTGGACAACGCCGCCCATGCCCATGTACTGGCGGCGATTGCTTTGCTCGAAAAGCCCGGCGAGTGTGGCGGCAGGGCATTTTTCCTCAGCAACGGCGAGCCGGTCACCATGGCGTCCATGCTGTCGAAAATTCTCGCCTGCGCAGAGCTGCCGGGCGTGACCCGTCGGGTACCTGTGTGGCTTGCTTACGGTATGGGCGCGGTTTTGGAAGGAATGTATACGCTTCTTGGCAAACAGGACGAACCCCTGATGACCCGCTTTGTGGCCAGGCAGCTCTCTTGCAGCCACTACTACGATATCAGTGCCGCGCGGGAGATTTTAGACTACGAGCCGCTGATTTCTCTGGATGAGGGGATGGCGCGGCTCAAGGCGTCACTTCAGCCGTAA